The following are encoded together in the Longimicrobium sp. genome:
- the ppk1 gene encoding polyphosphate kinase 1: MRAEHVPSASPGESPPPPQSAPRRPRSVRAVPRVPDGPHAIPRAVRPRPVPRGADLDNPALYFNRELGLLDFNWRVLAQALDTRTPLLERVRFLAIASSNLDEFFQKRVGGLKGQLAAGVQALSTDGRTPAEQLELIGNAALEMHAALGDTWEQVLKPLLRTEADVVVSHYHELDTPQRRALDEHFREQIYPVLTPLAVDPGHPFPFISNLSLSLAVLMRHAARSTYHFARIKVPPQNGRWLPVPHSEHRFHFVPVEQVIQANVGSLFRGMEIVNVHPFRVTRSAAVDRGDDEAEDLLALISEELRERRFAPVVRLEVDRAMPREVRQLLVRELELEEQDVYEAGGLIAHADCAVLAELDVPAHKYEPWEPVVPEPLQHEGETEEERNIFSILRRGDVLVHHPYDSFPASVQRLLEEAAVDPRVVAIKQTLYRTGGEASPIVKALIRAAELGKQVAVLIEVTARFDEENNIRGAEMLEDAGVHVTYGLVGLKTHSKVALIVRDEGGPPRTYCHIGTGNYHARTSRMYSDLGLLTCHDEIGDDLVNLFHFLTGYAPDQQYTRLLVAPRDMRRVFEERIEREVQHQRRYANGRIIAKMNALDDPGIIRELYRASREGVKIDLIVRGHSRLRPGLAGYSENIRVVSLVGRFLEHDRVFHFANNGDPEVFIGSADWRERNLNERVETIVPVLDPALKERLLRLLDAALADNRLSWELQPDGHWRPRTPGPDEPEINYHDLLMRDALERSRQRARPWEVML; encoded by the coding sequence ATGCGCGCCGAGCACGTCCCGTCTGCCAGCCCCGGCGAGAGTCCGCCGCCCCCGCAGTCCGCGCCGCGCCGCCCGCGCAGCGTCCGCGCCGTTCCGCGCGTCCCCGACGGGCCGCACGCGATCCCGCGCGCGGTGCGCCCGCGCCCCGTGCCGCGCGGCGCCGACCTGGACAACCCGGCGCTGTACTTCAACCGCGAGCTGGGGCTGCTGGACTTCAACTGGCGCGTGCTCGCGCAAGCGCTGGACACGCGCACGCCGCTGCTGGAGCGCGTGCGCTTCCTGGCCATCGCCTCCAGCAACCTGGACGAGTTCTTCCAGAAGCGCGTGGGCGGCCTCAAGGGCCAGCTCGCGGCCGGCGTGCAAGCGCTTTCGACCGACGGACGCACGCCGGCGGAGCAGCTGGAGCTGATCGGCAACGCCGCGCTGGAGATGCACGCGGCGCTCGGCGACACCTGGGAGCAGGTGCTCAAGCCGCTCCTGCGCACCGAGGCCGACGTCGTGGTCTCGCACTACCACGAGCTCGACACGCCGCAGCGGCGCGCGCTCGACGAGCACTTCCGCGAGCAGATCTACCCCGTCCTCACCCCGCTGGCGGTCGACCCCGGGCACCCGTTTCCCTTCATCTCCAACCTGAGCCTGTCGCTGGCGGTGCTGATGCGCCACGCCGCGCGCAGCACCTATCACTTCGCCCGCATCAAGGTCCCCCCCCAGAACGGGCGCTGGCTCCCCGTTCCCCACAGCGAGCACCGCTTCCACTTCGTCCCCGTGGAGCAGGTGATCCAGGCCAACGTGGGCTCGCTGTTCCGGGGGATGGAGATCGTGAACGTCCACCCCTTCCGCGTCACCCGCAGCGCGGCCGTGGACCGGGGAGACGACGAGGCCGAGGACCTGCTGGCGCTGATCAGCGAGGAACTGCGCGAGCGCCGCTTCGCCCCGGTCGTGCGCCTGGAGGTGGACCGGGCGATGCCGCGCGAGGTGCGGCAGCTGCTGGTGCGCGAGCTGGAGCTGGAGGAGCAGGACGTGTACGAGGCGGGCGGGCTGATCGCCCACGCGGACTGCGCCGTGCTCGCCGAGCTCGACGTCCCCGCGCACAAGTACGAGCCGTGGGAGCCCGTCGTCCCCGAGCCGCTGCAGCACGAGGGCGAGACCGAGGAGGAACGCAACATCTTCTCCATCCTCCGCCGCGGCGACGTCCTCGTCCATCACCCGTACGACTCCTTCCCGGCCAGCGTACAGCGGCTGCTGGAGGAGGCGGCGGTCGACCCGCGCGTGGTGGCCATCAAGCAGACGCTCTACCGCACCGGCGGCGAGGCCAGCCCCATCGTGAAGGCGCTGATCCGCGCCGCCGAGCTGGGGAAGCAGGTGGCGGTGCTGATCGAGGTGACCGCGCGCTTCGACGAGGAGAACAACATCCGCGGCGCGGAGATGCTGGAAGACGCCGGGGTGCACGTGACCTACGGCCTGGTGGGGCTGAAGACGCACAGCAAGGTCGCGCTGATCGTGCGCGACGAGGGCGGGCCGCCGCGCACCTACTGCCACATCGGCACCGGCAACTACCACGCGCGCACGTCGCGGATGTACAGCGACCTGGGGCTGCTGACCTGCCACGACGAGATCGGCGACGACCTGGTGAACCTGTTCCACTTCCTCACCGGGTACGCGCCCGACCAGCAGTACACGCGGCTGCTCGTGGCCCCGCGCGACATGCGGCGGGTGTTCGAGGAGCGTATCGAGCGCGAGGTGCAGCACCAGCGGCGGTACGCGAACGGCCGCATCATCGCCAAGATGAACGCGCTCGACGACCCCGGCATTATCCGCGAGCTGTACCGCGCCTCGCGCGAGGGGGTGAAGATCGATCTCATCGTGCGCGGGCACAGCCGTCTCCGCCCGGGGCTGGCGGGGTACAGCGAGAACATCCGCGTGGTGAGCCTGGTGGGCCGCTTCCTGGAGCACGACCGCGTCTTCCACTTCGCCAACAACGGCGACCCCGAGGTGTTCATCGGCAGCGCGGACTGGCGCGAGCGCAACCTGAACGAGCGGGTGGAGACGATCGTCCCCGTGCTGGACCCCGCGCTGAAGGAGCGGCTGCTGCGCCTGCTGGACGCCGCGCTGGCCGACAACCGCCTGTCGTGGGAGCTGCAGCCCGACGGCCACTGGCGCCCGCGCACACCGGGTCCGGACGAGCCGGAGATCAACTACCACGACCTGCTGATGCGCGACGCGCTCGAGCGCAGCCGCCAGCGCGCCCGCCCCTGGGAGGTGATGCTGTAA
- a CDS encoding aldo/keto reductase, with translation MEKRRIGSLEVSVVGLGCNNFGRRVDAAGTAAVVDAALDAGVNFLDTADIYGSGQSEEYLGRALQGRREQVVLATKFGMKMDEQRHGARPDYIRHAVEDSLRRLRTDRIDLYQLHTPDETVPIADTLAALDELVRAGKVREIGCSNFSAAQLHEAADAVRPGAARFASVQNEYSLLHREPEDGVLDACERLGIAFIPYYPLASGLLTGKYRRGEPVPQGARLSDERVADRRSDEKLQLVERLIAFAEARGHTLLELAFSWLLARRAVASVIAGATKPEQVRSNAAAAGWTLTEDELAEVDRILG, from the coding sequence ATGGAGAAGCGGCGGATCGGATCGCTCGAGGTGTCGGTGGTGGGGCTGGGATGCAACAACTTCGGGCGGAGAGTCGACGCGGCGGGGACGGCGGCGGTGGTCGACGCGGCGCTGGACGCAGGGGTGAATTTCCTCGACACGGCCGACATCTACGGCAGCGGCCAGAGCGAGGAGTACCTTGGCCGCGCGCTGCAGGGCCGGCGCGAGCAGGTGGTGCTGGCGACGAAGTTCGGGATGAAGATGGACGAACAGCGCCACGGCGCCCGTCCCGATTACATCCGCCACGCCGTGGAGGACAGCCTGCGGCGGCTGCGCACGGACCGCATCGACCTCTACCAGCTGCACACGCCAGACGAGACGGTGCCCATCGCCGACACGCTGGCCGCGCTGGACGAGCTGGTGCGCGCCGGCAAGGTGCGCGAGATCGGCTGCTCCAACTTCTCCGCTGCGCAGCTGCACGAGGCGGCAGATGCGGTGCGACCGGGCGCGGCGCGGTTCGCCAGCGTGCAGAACGAGTACAGCCTGCTGCACCGCGAGCCGGAGGACGGCGTGCTGGACGCGTGCGAGCGGCTGGGGATCGCCTTCATCCCCTATTACCCGCTGGCCAGCGGGCTGCTGACGGGGAAGTACCGCCGGGGCGAACCAGTCCCCCAGGGCGCCAGGCTCTCCGACGAGCGCGTCGCCGACCGGAGATCGGACGAGAAGCTCCAACTCGTGGAGAGGTTGATCGCGTTCGCCGAGGCGCGGGGGCACACGCTCCTGGAGCTGGCGTTCTCGTGGCTCCTAGCGCGCCGCGCCGTCGCCTCCGTCATCGCCGGCGCGACGAAGCCGGAGCAGGTGCGCAGCAACGCCGCCGCGGCCGGGTGGACGCTGACGGAGGACGAGCTCGCCGAGGTGGACCGCATTCTCGGGTGA
- a CDS encoding S9 family peptidase: MTRSTQTRAASMLLAAALAVVPALAGAQQKQRFASLQEALAATGALSGRNGPRSVNWIDEGSRFSYLDRDAQGKDVIKAYDPATGAESTLFSAQGMTFPGSQTPFEYESFQWAQDSKHLVFQSNFQPIYRRSGTADYYIYSLADRSLQLATRGARTAELSPDGSMLGFERGGDMYVTDLATHTERRLTNDATLHVFNGHFDWVYEEEFGLAQAWKWSPDSRRIAFWQVDESAEPIYMLSDLSGLHPSYDSIPYPKVGDPNPKVRIGVVDARSGRKTWLDTGLTGDFYIPRIYWTSRPDTIAVLTLSRAHNELRVFFFDVNTGGRRQVMMQRSDAWIDLYDFYAGIDDMMTFPAGMHEFFWISDQDGWQHVYRYDYSGRLVNQVTKGNFTVTRVEGIDPRTQTIYYSSTQDSPLQRQMYAVRFDGSGTRKITSAPGTHHFDMSPSTAYFIDRWTSVRQPKQVELWSPQRGKLRTMEANPQVTQWLATHEYSPAEPFSFTTADGVRIDASMIKPVPFDPTKKYPVVFDIYGGPGSQQVYDQFATDGYDQWLAQHGYIVIGVNNRATNNYGAAFMKTVYKHLGRWEAHDFAETAKHLATLPYVDARRVGIIGTSYGGYAVLMAMELYPELFPVGVANSAVADWRFYDSIYTERYMGLLSENLEGYKESSPLENAAKMRGHLLLIHSLLDDNVHPQNTMQLLTAFTALGKDVDLRIYPPGHHGAAYDFNSYRLISQVTDEWLGRWLQGATPPAIAAR, translated from the coding sequence ATGACTCGTTCGACCCAAACGCGCGCCGCGTCGATGCTGCTGGCCGCCGCGCTGGCGGTGGTGCCCGCGCTGGCCGGCGCGCAGCAGAAGCAGCGCTTCGCCAGCCTGCAGGAGGCGCTGGCCGCCACGGGCGCGCTGTCCGGCCGCAACGGCCCGCGCAGCGTCAACTGGATCGACGAAGGGAGCCGGTTCAGCTACCTGGACCGCGACGCGCAGGGGAAGGACGTGATCAAGGCGTACGACCCCGCAACCGGCGCGGAAAGCACCCTCTTCTCCGCGCAGGGGATGACCTTCCCCGGGTCGCAGACGCCGTTCGAGTACGAGAGCTTCCAGTGGGCGCAGGACTCGAAGCACCTGGTCTTCCAGTCCAACTTCCAGCCCATCTACCGCCGCTCGGGGACGGCGGACTACTACATCTACTCGCTGGCCGACCGGTCGCTGCAGCTGGCCACGCGCGGCGCACGCACGGCCGAGCTCTCGCCCGACGGGTCGATGCTGGGCTTCGAGCGCGGCGGCGACATGTACGTGACGGACCTGGCCACGCACACCGAGCGCCGGTTGACGAATGACGCCACGCTGCACGTGTTCAACGGGCACTTCGACTGGGTCTACGAGGAGGAGTTCGGCCTCGCGCAGGCGTGGAAGTGGTCGCCCGACAGCCGCAGGATCGCGTTCTGGCAGGTGGACGAGAGCGCCGAGCCCATCTACATGCTGAGCGACCTCTCCGGGCTGCATCCCAGCTACGACAGCATCCCCTATCCCAAGGTCGGCGATCCCAATCCGAAGGTGCGCATCGGCGTGGTGGACGCGCGTAGCGGGCGGAAGACCTGGCTCGACACCGGCCTCACCGGCGACTTCTACATCCCCCGGATCTACTGGACCAGCCGGCCCGACACCATCGCCGTGCTGACGCTGAGCCGCGCGCACAACGAGCTGCGCGTGTTCTTCTTCGACGTGAACACCGGCGGGCGGCGGCAGGTGATGATGCAGCGGTCGGACGCGTGGATCGACCTGTACGACTTCTACGCGGGGATCGACGACATGATGACCTTCCCGGCCGGGATGCACGAGTTCTTCTGGATCTCGGACCAGGACGGGTGGCAGCACGTGTACCGCTACGACTACTCGGGGCGGCTGGTGAACCAGGTGACGAAGGGGAACTTCACCGTCACCCGCGTGGAGGGGATCGACCCGCGCACGCAGACCATCTACTACTCGTCCACGCAGGACTCGCCGCTGCAGCGCCAGATGTACGCGGTGAGGTTCGACGGCAGCGGGACGCGGAAGATCACCTCCGCGCCGGGGACGCACCACTTCGACATGTCGCCCAGCACCGCCTACTTCATCGACCGCTGGACGAGCGTGCGGCAGCCCAAGCAGGTGGAGCTGTGGTCGCCGCAGCGCGGGAAGCTGCGGACGATGGAGGCCAATCCGCAGGTGACGCAGTGGCTGGCCACGCACGAGTACTCGCCCGCCGAGCCGTTCTCGTTCACCACCGCCGACGGGGTGCGGATCGACGCATCGATGATCAAGCCGGTGCCCTTCGACCCCACGAAGAAGTATCCCGTGGTCTTCGACATCTACGGCGGGCCGGGGTCGCAGCAGGTGTACGACCAGTTCGCCACCGACGGCTACGACCAGTGGCTGGCCCAGCACGGCTACATCGTCATCGGCGTGAACAACCGCGCGACCAACAACTACGGCGCGGCGTTCATGAAGACGGTCTACAAGCACCTGGGGCGGTGGGAGGCGCACGACTTCGCGGAGACGGCGAAGCATCTCGCGACGCTGCCGTACGTGGACGCGCGGCGGGTGGGGATCATCGGCACCAGCTACGGCGGCTACGCGGTGCTGATGGCGATGGAGCTCTACCCCGAGCTCTTCCCCGTGGGCGTGGCGAACAGCGCCGTGGCCGACTGGCGCTTCTACGACTCGATCTACACCGAGCGCTACATGGGGCTGCTGAGCGAGAATCTGGAGGGCTACAAGGAGAGCTCGCCGCTGGAGAACGCCGCGAAGATGCGCGGGCACCTGCTGCTGATCCACTCGCTGCT